A genomic window from Camelina sativa cultivar DH55 chromosome 2, Cs, whole genome shotgun sequence includes:
- the LOC104749197 gene encoding ATP-dependent DNA helicase PIF2-like, with amino-acid sequence MDAVLTKRGGAFFVYGFGGTGKTFLWKTLSAALRKDGEIVLNVASSGIASLLLAGDLGKLVREASLIIWDEAPMMSKYCFESLDRSLKDVVENGHSKPFGGKVVVFGGDFRQVLPVITGGSRTEIVMATLNSSYLWDHCKVLKLTKNMRLLAKDISVEKATKIKEFSEWILDVGDGKIAEPNDGVAEIDIPEGMLITEATNPIEAISKEVYGDPQFLKEKNDPKFFQARAILAPTNEDVYQINEYMLDQMEGDERIYLSADSLDPSDKVSKNNPIFTPDFLNSIKLSGLPHHRLRLKIGCPGIK; translated from the exons ATGGATGCTGTATTAACTAAAAGGGGAGGAGCATTCTTTGTATACGGATTTGGTGGTACTGGTAAAACGTTTTTATGGAAAACACTATCTGCTGCATTAAGGAAAGACGGTGAGATTGTCCTAAATGTTGCATCCAGTGGTATAGCATCGCTTTTATTAGCAGGAG ATTTAGGGAAATTGGTTAGAGAAGCTTCTCTAATAATCTGGGACGAAGCACCTATGATGAGTAAGTACTGTTTTGAGTCATTGGATAGAAGCTTGAAGGATGTTGTTGAAAATGGTCATAGCAAACCTTTTGGAGGAAAAGTTGTAGTATTTGGAGGAGATTTCAGACAAGTTCTTCCAGTCATAACTGGTGGTTCTAGGACAGAAATAGTTATGGCTACATTAAATTCATCATATCTTTGGGATCATTGCAAAGTACTAAAACTTACAAAGAATATGCGTCTGCTGGCAAAGGATATCAGTGTTGAAAAGGCGaccaaaattaaagaattttcAGAATGGATATTGGATGTCGGAGATGGAAAAATTGCAGAGCCAAATGATGGGGTAGCAGAAATAGATATTCCTGAAGGTATGCTTATTACAGAAGCCACTAATCCTATAGAAGCTATAAGCAAAGAGGTATATGGTGATCCacaatttttgaaagaaaagaatgatCCTAAGTTTTTTCAAGCCAGAGCTATACTCGCTCCAACAAATGAGGATGTCTATCAGATAAATGAGTATATGCTAGATCAAATGGAAG GTGATGAGAGAATCTATCTTAGTGCAGATAGTTTGGACCCGTCTGACAAAGTGTCCAAGAATAACCCCATCTTCACTCCAGATTTCCTCAACAGTATCAAACTTTCAGGCTTGCCCCACCATAGGTTAAGATTGAAGATTGGTTGTCCA GGGATAAAGTAG